The Acidobacteriota bacterium genome includes a window with the following:
- a CDS encoding DUF1059 domain-containing protein, whose protein sequence is MGKSSDELDEEILEIAVQHAVGSHGHENTPELREQLRSLLHDE, encoded by the coding sequence TTGGGAAAAAGTAGCGACGAATTAGACGAAGAGATCCTCGAGATTGCCGTTCAACACGCAGTCGGAAGTCACGGACACGAGAATACTCCCGAGCTTCGCGAGCAATTGAGATCGCTGCTGCACGACGAGTAG